One window of the Corticium candelabrum chromosome 7, ooCorCand1.1, whole genome shotgun sequence genome contains the following:
- the LOC134182561 gene encoding C3 and PZP-like alpha-2-macroglobulin domain-containing protein 8 isoform X1 — protein sequence MGRYSNLTLDYGVADFDFPISSEPVLGTHRVCSTYEGSRERQQSCLTFEVKRYVLPKFSCIITPTDEVLSCPIRTVCFSISAKYTYGQRVEGTISALVVPSFTRNQCLRRQIMRKKIYGQTSMCVDVCSNGYFCGGDAVIEVNITDSSSDTTVQCKGQTRVPIKYFPYKLTIMDDNYSFHPCHAIVLKVAASTGSGKPIMVNVSLDVSWDEKNKQSCKANRRRSLDRQYRPTDTRGIATFSVCMPCNALSVSFYASAVTETYETNPFSRAYSIRSFIYSPGRIVLSSKKKKLQIGESANITASFSIAAMADYYVVYDGNIVDHGRCLPKSDRKASKKHKQLCKTGGIRRTCYISFAVMLSMAPRFTLIVSQKGLAASWIAFEVIQSRDSAISVQFQHKKVKPGEKTNLLIKAPPMSYVGVVAVDQSVYIQQDKNQLTTSKLDQYFQFDYEGVDKVGADKYVCDWSVYWDCRCTCYGPYPRPTGQAEGDVHTTNFPTVEVDSSASISDQSGNNRDLRRPIRDVGRNKRQELHIPPGIVYPVAPKRNISERCCPRNCTAVHYPKKYCWYYKASINLLLSGIQLSDSETAPMACQKPNLPPKPNVTYDCCEAMIVMYFPGITLEGERYPEVVHNIPTDESDDVVSPSRVRTHFPETWLWFARKIRNNTLHEEVTVPDTITSWVADAFAVSPSHSMSIASPATLTVFKPFFITINLPYSVIRGELVEITITVYNYLETRLTAFVDVHVDKNDARLVREKRYKSVLNQQTRILELLPGYGKLMSYLLLPLRNGHLPIRATARSTLGADSLVRNLLVEPEGVKEEHCQSSLLCLEDDENYTSNLRGNDTNHTITYVFNASLPPNFVPDSESAVISVTANYMGPTIEGLENLLRLPTGCGEQNMLNFAPAVYIARYLDTVGQLDEVTRKKALLFMQTGYQREMTYQREDGSYSAFGNSDRCGSMWLTAFVLRSFGQADGLIGMSIDERVQNKAVQFIKNNQNADGSFPSICSPIHKEMQGCSGGNCSLTAYVTLALLEAGIAPKDETIRLALYYLSKRCVSFNCNSPYNLALIAFTLSRAVGYDEETDKALKTLQKCAVKVGDHTHWQYSIDKTCHNPWPWSYYCRTRSCDVEATAYASLAFIDRGNIAYSLQIVRWLIKQRNPRGGFKSTQDTMVALQALSEYAKLTVSDGRVVARVSLNANQLTETLSLDPSNAMQVQTITLTSLPTLVNVTANGRGCILASVGVKYNVPKPDETAAFHVFARAQIQRGACKYLVRVCNRWIQNNPDTSNMAISEITFFSGFLPIQSELKQLVKSNRCNIKRTEFKGRALNIYFEEVTQMQCCFEVTMKRASVVADLQGVPVITYNYYEPDERGGTMMYPRQECL from the exons ATGGGACGATATTCTAATCTCACGCTCGATTACG GTGTTGCAGATTTCGACTTTCCTATATCATCAGAACCCGTTCTGGGAACACATCGGGTGTGTTCTACCTATGAG GGTTCTAGAGAAAGACAGCAATCATGTTTAACGTTTGAAGTTAAACGTTATG TTCTTCCAAAATTCTCTTGTATTATTACCCCTACAGATGAAGTCCTTTCTTGCCCAATAAGAACTGTCTGCTTTTCGATTTCAGCAAA ATATACATATGGGCAAAGGGTTGAGGGAACGATATCAGCGTTAGTGGTACCTAGTTTCACGAGGAATCAATGCCTTCGCAGACAGATTATGCGGAAGAAA ATTTATGGACAAACTTCGATGTGCGTTGACGTCTGCTCTAATGGATATTTCTGTGGAGGAGACGCAGTGATCGAGGTCAACATAACTGATTCCTCGTCTGATACCACTGTCCAATGCAAAGGACAGACCCGTGTACCTATCAAATATTTTCCCTACAAACTCACAATTATGGATGACAATTACAGTTTTCACCCTTGTCATGCTATAGTACTAAAA GTGGCTGCTTCAACTGGGTCTGGAAAACCAATAATGGTAAATGTTAGCTTAGATGTTTCCTGGGATGAAAAGAACAAACAGTCATGCAAAGCAAACAGACGACGTTCATTGGATCGCCAATACCGACCTACAGACACCAGAGGGATAGCGACTTTCTCGGTCTGTATGCCTTGTAACGCACTGAGTGTGAGCTTTTAT GCGTCTGCAGTGACAGAGACATACGAAACCAATCCGTTCTCTCGGGCATACAGCATTCGAAGCTTCATTTATTCTCCAGGAAGAATTGTGTTATCAAGCAAAAAGAAGAAATTGCAG ATTGGGGAATCAGCAAATATTACGGCTTCATTTTCTATTGCAGCAATGGCGGATTATTAC GTTGTTTACGATGGAAATATTGTTGACCACGGTCGTTGCTTACCAAAAAGCGACAGAAAAGCTAGCAAAAAGCACAAACAGTTGTGTAAAACAGGAGGAATTAGAAGAACTTGCTACATTTCGTTTGCTGTTATGTTATCAATGGCTCCAAGGTTTACTTTGATCGTTAGTCAGAAGGGGCTCGCTGCTTCATGGATTGCTTTTGAAGTCATTCAGAGTCGCGACTCTGCG ATATCGGTACAATTTCAGCACAAAAAAGTAAAGCCCGGAGAGAAAACTAATCTGCTGATTAAAGCACCTCCAATGTCATACGTGGGCGTGGTAGCAGTAGATCAAAGCGTTTACATTCAACAGGACAAAAATCAACTAACGACTTCCAAA TTAGATCAATACTTTCAGTTTGATTACGAAGGAGTAGACAAGGTTGGTGCTGACAAGTACGTGTGCGATTGGTCCGTGTACTGGGATTGTCGTTGTACGTGTTACGGACCATACCCAAGACCGACGGGTCAAGCTGAAGGAGACGTACACACAACTAATTTCCCTACGGTCGAAGTTGATTCTTCGGCTAGTATATCGGACCAAAGcggaaacaacagagatcTACGTAGACCTATAAGAGATGTTGGCAGGAACAAGAGGCAAGAGTTACATATTCCACCCGGCATTGTCTACCCAGTTGCACCAAAGAGAAATATTAGCGAAAGGTGCTGTCCGCGAAACTGCACAGCAGTACACTACCCTAAGAAATATTGCTGGTATTACAAAGCAAGCATAAATTTATTG TTATCTGGAATTCAACTGTCTGACAGTGAAACGGCACCAATGGCTTGCCAGAAACCAAATCTCCCACCTAAGCCTAACGTCACCTACGACTGTTGTGAGGCAATGATTG TAATGTATTTCCCTGGCATTACCTTGGAAGGAGAAAGATATCCCGAGGTTGTACATAACATTCCAACTGATGAAAGCGATGATGTGGTAAGTCCGTCTCGTGTTCGAACACACTTTCCTGAAACTTGGTTGTGGTTTGCCCGAAAAATTAG AAACAACACATTGCATGAGGAAGTTACTGTTCCCGATACAATCACATCATGGGTAGCAGATGCCTTCGCTGTATCTCCTTCACACTCAATGTCGATCGCAAGTCCGGCAACTCTGACCGTCTTCAAGCCATTCTTCATCACTATCAATCTGCCCTATTCAGTCATACGAGGAGAGCTTGTAGAGATTACTATCACCGTCTACAACTATCTTGAAACCAGATTAACC GCTTTTGTTGACGTACACGTAGATAAGAACGACGCCCGACTAGTGCGAGAAAAACGATACAAATCTGTGTTGAATCAGCAAACAAGGATACTTGAGCTTCTGCCTGGATACGGAAAGTTAATGTCTTACTTACTTTTGCCTCTGAGAAACGGCCACTTGCCAATACGGGCAACCGCCAGATCTACACTAGGAGCAGACAGCCTAGTAAGAAACCTACTGGTCGAA CCGGAAGGCGTTAAAGAAGAGCATTGCCAGTCATCACTTCTGTGTTTGGAAG ATGACGAAAATTATACATCTAACCTTCGTGGTAATGATACCAATCATACCATCACATACGTCTTCAATGCATCACTGCCACCCAATTTTGTTCCTGATTCGGAGAGTGCAGTAATCTCAGTAACAG CAAATTACATGGGACCGACGATTGAGGGTTTAGAAAATTTACTGCGATTACCGACAGGTTGCGGAGAACAGAACATGCTCAATTTTGCTCCTGCCGTCTATATCGCCCGCTACCTTGACACAGTCGGTCAACTCGATGAAGTCACCCGAAAGAAAGCTCTTCTATTCATGCAAACAG GATATCAAAGAGAAATGACGTATCAACGAGAAGATGGATCCTATAGCGCTTTTGGAAACAGTGATCGCTGCGGCAGCATGTG GTTAACAGCTTTTGTGTTGAGATCATTCGGTCAAGCAGACGGTCTAATTGGAATGTCAATTGATGAACGGGTGCAGAACAAAGCTGTTCAATTTATCAAGAACAACCAGAACGCAGATGGCTCATTTCCTTCTATCTGTAGTCCAATACACAAGGAAATGCAAGGATGCAGCGGTGGTAATTGCTCTCTAACGGCTTACGTCACATTAGCTCTCTTAGAAGCAGGAATAGCTCCAAAA GATGAGACTATCAGGTTGGCTCTTTACTATCTATCAAAAAGATGTGTATCCTTCAACTGTAACAGCCCGTACAATCTCGCTCTAATTGCTTTCACGCTGTCCAGAGCTGTAGGATATGacgaagaaacagacaaagctTTAAAGACTCTTCAAAAATGTGCCGTTAAAGTAGGCGACCACACTCACTGGCAGTATTCGATTGATAAAACATGTCATAACCCATGGCCATGGTCTTATTACTGCCGGACAAGGTCATGTGACGTCGAAGCGACCGCTTACGCGTCATTGGCATTTATCGATCGAGGAAACATTGCTTACAGCTTACAAATAGTCCGTTGGTTGATCAAACAACGTAATCCTCGCGGAGGATTCAAGTCTACTCAG GACACGATGGTTGCTCTTCAAGCTCTCTCTGAGTACGCCAAATTAACGGTGTCTGATGGGCGTGTCGTTGCAAGAGTATCGCTGAATGCTAATCAACTCACAGAAACTCTATCACTTGACCCATCAAATGCCATGCAAGTGCAAACCATCACA CTGACAAGCCTGCCAACACTAGTTAACGTTACAGCAAACGGTAGAGGTTGCATATTGGCATCAGTTGGTGTTAAGTACAACGTACCTAAACCTGATGAGACTGCAGCCTTTCACGTTTTTGCCAGAGCTCAAATACAGAGAGGTGCATGCAAGTATTTGGTAAGGGTGTGCAACAG ATGGATTCAAAACAATCCGGACACTTCAAATATGGCCATATCTGAAATTACTTTTTTCTCAGGGTTTCTACCTATTCAGAGTGAATTGAAGCAG CTTGTGAAAAGTAACCGCTGTAACATCAAGAGGACAGAATTCAAAGGTCGTGCTCTCAACATATACTTTGAAGAA GTTACGCAAATGCAATGTTGTTTTGAAGTAACAATGAAGAGGGCTTCGGTGGTGGCAGATCTCCAAGGTGTTCCTGTCATAACTTACAACTACTATGAGCCTGACGAGAGAGGAGGAACGATGATGTATCCTCGTCAAGAATGCCTTTGA
- the LOC134182561 gene encoding C3 and PZP-like alpha-2-macroglobulin domain-containing protein 8 isoform X2, protein MGRYSNLTLDYGVADFDFPISSEPVLGTHRVCSTYEGSRERQQSCLTFEVKRYDEVLSCPIRTVCFSISAKYTYGQRVEGTISALVVPSFTRNQCLRRQIMRKKIYGQTSMCVDVCSNGYFCGGDAVIEVNITDSSSDTTVQCKGQTRVPIKYFPYKLTIMDDNYSFHPCHAIVLKVAASTGSGKPIMVNVSLDVSWDEKNKQSCKANRRRSLDRQYRPTDTRGIATFSVCMPCNALSVSFYASAVTETYETNPFSRAYSIRSFIYSPGRIVLSSKKKKLQIGESANITASFSIAAMADYYVVYDGNIVDHGRCLPKSDRKASKKHKQLCKTGGIRRTCYISFAVMLSMAPRFTLIVSQKGLAASWIAFEVIQSRDSAISVQFQHKKVKPGEKTNLLIKAPPMSYVGVVAVDQSVYIQQDKNQLTTSKLDQYFQFDYEGVDKVGADKYVCDWSVYWDCRCTCYGPYPRPTGQAEGDVHTTNFPTVEVDSSASISDQSGNNRDLRRPIRDVGRNKRQELHIPPGIVYPVAPKRNISERCCPRNCTAVHYPKKYCWYYKASINLLLSGIQLSDSETAPMACQKPNLPPKPNVTYDCCEAMIVMYFPGITLEGERYPEVVHNIPTDESDDVVSPSRVRTHFPETWLWFARKIRNNTLHEEVTVPDTITSWVADAFAVSPSHSMSIASPATLTVFKPFFITINLPYSVIRGELVEITITVYNYLETRLTAFVDVHVDKNDARLVREKRYKSVLNQQTRILELLPGYGKLMSYLLLPLRNGHLPIRATARSTLGADSLVRNLLVEPEGVKEEHCQSSLLCLEDDENYTSNLRGNDTNHTITYVFNASLPPNFVPDSESAVISVTANYMGPTIEGLENLLRLPTGCGEQNMLNFAPAVYIARYLDTVGQLDEVTRKKALLFMQTGYQREMTYQREDGSYSAFGNSDRCGSMWLTAFVLRSFGQADGLIGMSIDERVQNKAVQFIKNNQNADGSFPSICSPIHKEMQGCSGGNCSLTAYVTLALLEAGIAPKDETIRLALYYLSKRCVSFNCNSPYNLALIAFTLSRAVGYDEETDKALKTLQKCAVKVGDHTHWQYSIDKTCHNPWPWSYYCRTRSCDVEATAYASLAFIDRGNIAYSLQIVRWLIKQRNPRGGFKSTQDTMVALQALSEYAKLTVSDGRVVARVSLNANQLTETLSLDPSNAMQVQTITLTSLPTLVNVTANGRGCILASVGVKYNVPKPDETAAFHVFARAQIQRGACKYLVRVCNRWIQNNPDTSNMAISEITFFSGFLPIQSELKQLVKSNRCNIKRTEFKGRALNIYFEEVTQMQCCFEVTMKRASVVADLQGVPVITYNYYEPDERGGTMMYPRQECL, encoded by the exons ATGGGACGATATTCTAATCTCACGCTCGATTACG GTGTTGCAGATTTCGACTTTCCTATATCATCAGAACCCGTTCTGGGAACACATCGGGTGTGTTCTACCTATGAG GGTTCTAGAGAAAGACAGCAATCATGTTTAACGTTTGAAGTTAAACGTTATG ATGAAGTCCTTTCTTGCCCAATAAGAACTGTCTGCTTTTCGATTTCAGCAAA ATATACATATGGGCAAAGGGTTGAGGGAACGATATCAGCGTTAGTGGTACCTAGTTTCACGAGGAATCAATGCCTTCGCAGACAGATTATGCGGAAGAAA ATTTATGGACAAACTTCGATGTGCGTTGACGTCTGCTCTAATGGATATTTCTGTGGAGGAGACGCAGTGATCGAGGTCAACATAACTGATTCCTCGTCTGATACCACTGTCCAATGCAAAGGACAGACCCGTGTACCTATCAAATATTTTCCCTACAAACTCACAATTATGGATGACAATTACAGTTTTCACCCTTGTCATGCTATAGTACTAAAA GTGGCTGCTTCAACTGGGTCTGGAAAACCAATAATGGTAAATGTTAGCTTAGATGTTTCCTGGGATGAAAAGAACAAACAGTCATGCAAAGCAAACAGACGACGTTCATTGGATCGCCAATACCGACCTACAGACACCAGAGGGATAGCGACTTTCTCGGTCTGTATGCCTTGTAACGCACTGAGTGTGAGCTTTTAT GCGTCTGCAGTGACAGAGACATACGAAACCAATCCGTTCTCTCGGGCATACAGCATTCGAAGCTTCATTTATTCTCCAGGAAGAATTGTGTTATCAAGCAAAAAGAAGAAATTGCAG ATTGGGGAATCAGCAAATATTACGGCTTCATTTTCTATTGCAGCAATGGCGGATTATTAC GTTGTTTACGATGGAAATATTGTTGACCACGGTCGTTGCTTACCAAAAAGCGACAGAAAAGCTAGCAAAAAGCACAAACAGTTGTGTAAAACAGGAGGAATTAGAAGAACTTGCTACATTTCGTTTGCTGTTATGTTATCAATGGCTCCAAGGTTTACTTTGATCGTTAGTCAGAAGGGGCTCGCTGCTTCATGGATTGCTTTTGAAGTCATTCAGAGTCGCGACTCTGCG ATATCGGTACAATTTCAGCACAAAAAAGTAAAGCCCGGAGAGAAAACTAATCTGCTGATTAAAGCACCTCCAATGTCATACGTGGGCGTGGTAGCAGTAGATCAAAGCGTTTACATTCAACAGGACAAAAATCAACTAACGACTTCCAAA TTAGATCAATACTTTCAGTTTGATTACGAAGGAGTAGACAAGGTTGGTGCTGACAAGTACGTGTGCGATTGGTCCGTGTACTGGGATTGTCGTTGTACGTGTTACGGACCATACCCAAGACCGACGGGTCAAGCTGAAGGAGACGTACACACAACTAATTTCCCTACGGTCGAAGTTGATTCTTCGGCTAGTATATCGGACCAAAGcggaaacaacagagatcTACGTAGACCTATAAGAGATGTTGGCAGGAACAAGAGGCAAGAGTTACATATTCCACCCGGCATTGTCTACCCAGTTGCACCAAAGAGAAATATTAGCGAAAGGTGCTGTCCGCGAAACTGCACAGCAGTACACTACCCTAAGAAATATTGCTGGTATTACAAAGCAAGCATAAATTTATTG TTATCTGGAATTCAACTGTCTGACAGTGAAACGGCACCAATGGCTTGCCAGAAACCAAATCTCCCACCTAAGCCTAACGTCACCTACGACTGTTGTGAGGCAATGATTG TAATGTATTTCCCTGGCATTACCTTGGAAGGAGAAAGATATCCCGAGGTTGTACATAACATTCCAACTGATGAAAGCGATGATGTGGTAAGTCCGTCTCGTGTTCGAACACACTTTCCTGAAACTTGGTTGTGGTTTGCCCGAAAAATTAG AAACAACACATTGCATGAGGAAGTTACTGTTCCCGATACAATCACATCATGGGTAGCAGATGCCTTCGCTGTATCTCCTTCACACTCAATGTCGATCGCAAGTCCGGCAACTCTGACCGTCTTCAAGCCATTCTTCATCACTATCAATCTGCCCTATTCAGTCATACGAGGAGAGCTTGTAGAGATTACTATCACCGTCTACAACTATCTTGAAACCAGATTAACC GCTTTTGTTGACGTACACGTAGATAAGAACGACGCCCGACTAGTGCGAGAAAAACGATACAAATCTGTGTTGAATCAGCAAACAAGGATACTTGAGCTTCTGCCTGGATACGGAAAGTTAATGTCTTACTTACTTTTGCCTCTGAGAAACGGCCACTTGCCAATACGGGCAACCGCCAGATCTACACTAGGAGCAGACAGCCTAGTAAGAAACCTACTGGTCGAA CCGGAAGGCGTTAAAGAAGAGCATTGCCAGTCATCACTTCTGTGTTTGGAAG ATGACGAAAATTATACATCTAACCTTCGTGGTAATGATACCAATCATACCATCACATACGTCTTCAATGCATCACTGCCACCCAATTTTGTTCCTGATTCGGAGAGTGCAGTAATCTCAGTAACAG CAAATTACATGGGACCGACGATTGAGGGTTTAGAAAATTTACTGCGATTACCGACAGGTTGCGGAGAACAGAACATGCTCAATTTTGCTCCTGCCGTCTATATCGCCCGCTACCTTGACACAGTCGGTCAACTCGATGAAGTCACCCGAAAGAAAGCTCTTCTATTCATGCAAACAG GATATCAAAGAGAAATGACGTATCAACGAGAAGATGGATCCTATAGCGCTTTTGGAAACAGTGATCGCTGCGGCAGCATGTG GTTAACAGCTTTTGTGTTGAGATCATTCGGTCAAGCAGACGGTCTAATTGGAATGTCAATTGATGAACGGGTGCAGAACAAAGCTGTTCAATTTATCAAGAACAACCAGAACGCAGATGGCTCATTTCCTTCTATCTGTAGTCCAATACACAAGGAAATGCAAGGATGCAGCGGTGGTAATTGCTCTCTAACGGCTTACGTCACATTAGCTCTCTTAGAAGCAGGAATAGCTCCAAAA GATGAGACTATCAGGTTGGCTCTTTACTATCTATCAAAAAGATGTGTATCCTTCAACTGTAACAGCCCGTACAATCTCGCTCTAATTGCTTTCACGCTGTCCAGAGCTGTAGGATATGacgaagaaacagacaaagctTTAAAGACTCTTCAAAAATGTGCCGTTAAAGTAGGCGACCACACTCACTGGCAGTATTCGATTGATAAAACATGTCATAACCCATGGCCATGGTCTTATTACTGCCGGACAAGGTCATGTGACGTCGAAGCGACCGCTTACGCGTCATTGGCATTTATCGATCGAGGAAACATTGCTTACAGCTTACAAATAGTCCGTTGGTTGATCAAACAACGTAATCCTCGCGGAGGATTCAAGTCTACTCAG GACACGATGGTTGCTCTTCAAGCTCTCTCTGAGTACGCCAAATTAACGGTGTCTGATGGGCGTGTCGTTGCAAGAGTATCGCTGAATGCTAATCAACTCACAGAAACTCTATCACTTGACCCATCAAATGCCATGCAAGTGCAAACCATCACA CTGACAAGCCTGCCAACACTAGTTAACGTTACAGCAAACGGTAGAGGTTGCATATTGGCATCAGTTGGTGTTAAGTACAACGTACCTAAACCTGATGAGACTGCAGCCTTTCACGTTTTTGCCAGAGCTCAAATACAGAGAGGTGCATGCAAGTATTTGGTAAGGGTGTGCAACAG ATGGATTCAAAACAATCCGGACACTTCAAATATGGCCATATCTGAAATTACTTTTTTCTCAGGGTTTCTACCTATTCAGAGTGAATTGAAGCAG CTTGTGAAAAGTAACCGCTGTAACATCAAGAGGACAGAATTCAAAGGTCGTGCTCTCAACATATACTTTGAAGAA GTTACGCAAATGCAATGTTGTTTTGAAGTAACAATGAAGAGGGCTTCGGTGGTGGCAGATCTCCAAGGTGTTCCTGTCATAACTTACAACTACTATGAGCCTGACGAGAGAGGAGGAACGATGATGTATCCTCGTCAAGAATGCCTTTGA